In one Rutidosis leptorrhynchoides isolate AG116_Rl617_1_P2 chromosome 8, CSIRO_AGI_Rlap_v1, whole genome shotgun sequence genomic region, the following are encoded:
- the LOC139861618 gene encoding UDP-glycosyltransferase 90A1-like, which produces MTSKNSSPDHIVLFPFMSKGHTIPLLHFARLLVSRGIKVTIFATKNNTPFIAQYLEKTPTNGLTSIVDLQFPNNIEGIPQGIESTDKLPSISLFRPFAIATKLMQPYFEQELSKLSNVMCIISDGFLSWTLASANKFEIPRIVFYGMNTYVGAIFQEVFLHRILAGPESDDELIALKNFPWIKVTRNDFEEPFHQRDPTGPRDEFMMEGEIALVNSYGLIINSFYELEPLFIDYMNREAKPKSWCVGPLCLAETRMETDPKPKWIEWLDLKHTNKCSVLYVAFGTQAEISTEQLEEISKGLEESRMNFLWLVRKYESSVIDELEKRVGERGMIVTEWVDQMEILKHESVTGFISHCGWNSVLESICAQVPILAWPMMAEQHLNARMVVEEIKIGLRVETCDGSVRGFVTLDGLKKTVIELMEGEKGKEVRDKVKKVGLAAKEAMAEGGSSLRTLNELINELQAGRIKSNGEA; this is translated from the coding sequence ATGACTTCAAAAAACTCATCCCCCGACCACATTGTATTGTTTCCATTCATGTCCAAAGGCCATACAATCCCATTACTTCATTTCGCTCGACTTCTCGTTTCTCGTGGGATTAAGGTTACAATTTTCGCTACGAAAAACAATACACCTTTCATAGCTCAGTATCTTGAAAAGACACCAACTAATGGTCTTACTTCTATAGTAGACCTTCAATTTCCTAATAATATCGAAGGAATACCTCAAGGTATCGAAAGTACCGATAAACTACCTTCTATTTCGCTCTTTAGACCCTTTGCTATTGCAACAAAGCTTATGCAGCCTTATTTTGAGCAAGAGCTTAGCAAACTCTCAAATGTAATGTGCATAATATCTGACGGTTTTCTAAGTTGGACGCTTGCGTCTGCTAATAAATTTGAGATCCCTCGTATAGTGTTTTACGGTATGAACACCTACGTCGGAGCTATATTTCAAGAAGTGTTTTTACATCGGATTTTAGCGGGACCCGAGTCAGACGATGAGTTAATCGCGTTGAAAAACTTTCCATGGATCAAAGTCACTAGGAATGACTTTGAAGAGCCGTTTCATCAGCGTGATCCAACGGGCCCACGCGATGAATTTATGATGGAGGGGGAGATAGCATTAGTGAATAGTTATGGCTTGATTATAAATAGCTTTTATGAGCTCGAGCCTTTGTTTATAGACTATATGAATCGTGAAGCTAAGCCTAAATCCTGGTGTGTGGGACCCCTTTGTTTGGCTGAGACGCGTATGGAAACTGATCCGAAGCCCAAATGGATAGAGTGGCTAGACCTAAAGCATACTAACAAATGCTCGGTTCTATACGTAGCGTTTGGTACACAAGCGGAGATTTCAACGGAACAATTGGAAGAAATATCTAAGGGTTTGGAagaatctagaatgaattttttgTGGTTGGTGAGGAAGTATGAATCGAGTGTTATCGATGAACTTGAAAAAAGAGTGGGAGAAAGAGGGATGATTGTAACCGAATGGGTCGATCAAATGGAGATTTTGAAGCATGAAAGTGTGACGGGGTTTATAAGCCATTGCGGTTGGAACTCGGTTTTGGAGAGCATATGTGCACAAGTGCCAATACTAGCATGGCCGATGATGGCGGAGCAACATTTAAACGCAAGGATGGTTGTGGAGGAGATTAAGATTGGGTTACGGGTCGAAACGTGTGATGGGTCGGTGAGGGGGTTTGTGACGTTAGACGGGTTGAAGAAGACTGTGATTGAGTTAATGGAGGGTGAAAAGGGAAAAGAAGTGAGGGATAAGGTTAAGAAGGTTGGTTTGGCTGCAAAGGAAGCTATGGCGGAAGGCGGGTCATCATTGAGGACACTGAATGAACTCATAAATGAGTTGCAGGCTGGTAGAATTAAGAGTAATGGGGAGGCATAG